The following proteins are co-located in the Carassius carassius chromosome 39, fCarCar2.1, whole genome shotgun sequence genome:
- the kcnj19b gene encoding G protein-activated inward rectifier potassium channel 1: MSTIRRKFGEDYQVVYTNRAMSFSAPAKRKRQRFVEKNGRCNVQHGNLGGETSRYISDLFTTLVDLKWRWNLLIFLLTYTVAWLIMASMWWIIAYIRGDLGHGHDESYTPCVANVYNFPSAFLFFIETEATIGYGYRYITEKCPEGIILFLFQSLLGSIVDAFLIGCMFIKMSQPKKRAETLMFSQDAVISQRDGKLCLMFRVGNLRNSHMVSAQIRCKLIKSRQTPEGEFLPLDQRELDVGFGTGADQLFLVSPLTICHEINSNSPFFDLSQRSLMNEQFEIVVILEGIVETTGMTCQARTSYTEDEVLWGHRFLPVMSLEEGFFRVDYSQFHNTFEVPTPPYSVKEQDEKSSLPSPGPVLSPTLLDDHSRRERIFSLDGVPHTDEPMSRLPSKFQRMSSKNGKEVLKTGSTQAPEKASSTGDLPLRVLGSLVGQADVENHLQLKLLKLGSETHTQSAGELQHHRLVPIPALVPGPSLNPLPASSARPEDNLPLKLRRMNADH, from the exons ATGTCTACGATCAGGCGAAAATTCGGCGAAGACTATCAGGTGGTTTACACCAACCGGGCTATGTCCTTTTCTGCCCCGGCCAAAAGAAAACGCCAGAGGTTCGTGGAGAAAAACGGCCGCTGCAATGTCCAGCACGGTAACCTTGGCGGTGAGACCAGTAGGTACATCTCCGACCTCTTCACCACGCTCGTGGACCTCAAGTGGCGCTGGAACCTGCTTATTTTCCTTTTAACGTACACAGTCGCGTGGCTCATCATGGCATCTATGTGGTGGATCATCGCGTACATCCGCGGGGACCTCGGCCACGGCCACGACGAATCGTACACGCCGTGCGTCGCCAACGTTTACAACTTTCCCTCCGCTTTCCTGTTCTTCATCGAGACTGAGGCGACTATAGGCTACGGGTACCGATACATAACGGAGAAGTGCCCGGAGGGCATAATACTTTTCCTGTTCCAGTCGCTGCTGGGATCGATCGTGGACGCCTTTCTCATCGGCTGTATGTTCATTAAGATGTCTCAGCCCAAGAAACGCGCAGAGACCCTCATGTTCAGCCAGGACGCGGTCATCTCACAACGGGACGGGAAGCTTTGCCTCATGTTTAGGGTCGGAAATCTCAGGAATAGCCACATGGTGTCGGCGCAGATCAGGTGCAAGCTCATCAAG TCTCGTCAAACCCCTGAGGGAGAGTTTCTACCGCTGGATCAGCGGGAATTGGATGTGGGATTTGGAACGGGTGCTGACCAACTCTTTCTTGTCTCACCTCTCACAATATGTCATGAGATCAATTCCAATAGCCCCTTTTTCGACCTGTCTCAGCGCTCCCTCATGAATGAACAGTTTGAGATTGTCGTCATCCTAGAAGGCATTGTGGAAACTACAG GGATGACATGCCAGGCGCGAACTTCCTACACAGAGGATGAAGTTTTGTGGGGTCACCGCTTCCTACCTGTCATGTCGCTGGAGGAGGGATTCTTCAGGGTGGACTACTCTCAGTTCCACAACACGTTTGAGGTGCCTACTCCTCCATACAGTGTGAAAGAGCAAGATGAAAAGTCCTCCCTGCCCTCCCCTGGTCCTGTACTGTCGCCCACGTTGCTTGACGATCATAGTCGCAGAGAGCGCATCTTTTCTTTAGATGGGGTTCCTCACACCGATGAACCCATGTCCAGATTACCCAGTAAATTCCAGCGAATGAGCTCCAAGAATGGAAAAGAAGTCCTCAAAACTGGAAGCACGCAGGCACCAGAAAAGGCATCGAGCACAGGTGACCTGCCCCTCAGGGTGCTCGGGTCCCTTGTGGGTCAAGCAGATGTGGAAAATCATCTCCAGCTCAAACTTCTTAAGCTGGGTTCAGAGACCCACACCCAGTCGGCAGGAGAACTGCAGCATCACAGACTGGTCCCAATACCTGCTCTGGTCCCAGGGCCAAGCCTTAATCCATTGCCTGCATCCAGTGCCCGACCAGAGGACAACCTGCCCCTAAAATTACGCAGAATGAATGCAGACCACTGA